A portion of the Lolium rigidum isolate FL_2022 chromosome 1, APGP_CSIRO_Lrig_0.1, whole genome shotgun sequence genome contains these proteins:
- the LOC124683757 gene encoding pectate lyase-like — translation MEGFQWNRPVSLVLYVVFFFLSSAAVSEANIAEYDEHWEQRRLQARAAAEATYHPDPVEVTNSFNRAVHRAMKEESSARRQMLGKHHRFSGPCIATNPIDRCWRCRKDWATDRMRLAQCAQGFGRNTTGGLGGKIYIVTDGSDDDVLEPRPGTLRWGVIQTEPLWIIFARSMLIELKEELLVGSDKTIDGRGAQVRFADGCQITVQYAHNVIIHNIHLNDLIVGKGGRIRDSPQHAGFRTQSDGDGVSVFGSTKVWLDHLSLANCQDGLVDVIAESTGVTISNCHLTNHNDVMLFGSSDSNPKDEIMQITVAFNHFGRGLVQRMPRCRWGFFHVVNNDYTHWLMYAIGGSKNPTIISHGNRYIAPPNLAAKQITKQIGAAEAEWRNWVWHSQEDLLMNGAVFTNTGGDNQRKFDQNDLINPKDGSYVTRLTRFAGSMPCRPGKPC, via the exons ATGGAGGGGTTCCAGTGGAACAGGCCCGTCTCCCTCGTCCTTtacgtcgtcttcttcttcctgtcgTCGGCGGCCGTGTCGGAGGCCAACATCGCTGAGTACGATGAGCACTGGGAGCAGCGCAGGCTGCAGGCCCGCGCCGCCGCGGAGGCCACCTACCACCCTGACCCCGTCGAGGTCACCAACAGCTTCAACCGCGCCGTCCACCGAGCCATGAAGGAGGAGAGCAGCGCGAGGCGGCAGATGCTGGGCAAGCACCACAGGTTCAGCGGGCCGTGCATCGCGACGAACCCGATCGACCGCTGCTGGCGGTGCCGGAAGGACTGGGCGACAGACCGGATGCGTCTGGCCCAGTGCGCGCAGGGGTTCGGCCGGAACACCACGGGCGGGCTCGGCGGGAAGATCTACATCGTCAcggacggcagcgacgacgacgtgctGGAACCCCGCCCCGGCACGCTCCGGTGGGGCGTGATCCAGACGGAGCCACTGTGGATCATCTTCGCCAGGTCCATGCTGATCGAGCTCAAGGAGGAGCTGCTGGTCGGCAGCGACAAGACCATCGACGGCCGGGGCGCGCAGGTGCGCTTCGCCGACGGGTGCCAGATCACCGTGCAGTACGCGCACAACGTCATCATCCACAACATCCACCTCAACGACCTTATCGTCGGCAAGGGCGGCAGGATCCGGGACTCGCCGCAGCACGCCGGCTTCCGCACCCAGTCCGACGGCGACGGCGTCAGCGTCTTCGGCTCCACCAAGGTCTGGCTCGACCACCTCTCCCTGGCCAACTGCCAGGACGGCCTCGTCGACGTCATCGCCGAGTCCACCGGCGTCACCATCTCCAACTGCCACCTCACCAACCACAACGACGTCATGCTATTCGGCTCCAGCGACAGCAACCCCAAGGACGAGATCATGCAGATCACCGTCGCCTTTAACCACTTCGGAAGAGGGCTCGTGCAGAGAATGCcaag ATGCCGATGGGGATTCTTCCACGTCGTGAACAACGACTACACCCACTGGCTCATGTACGCCATCGGCGGCAGCAAGAACCCGACGATCATCAGCCATGGCAACCGGTACATCGCGCCGCCGAACCTGGCTGCAAAGCAGATCACCAAGCAGATAGGCGCCGCGGAGGCGGAGTGGAGGAACTGGGTGTGGCACTCACAGGAGGACCTACTGATGAATGGTGCCGTCTTCACCAACACCGGCGGCGACAACCAGAGGAAGTTCGACCAGAACGATCTCATCAATCCCAAGGACGGATCATACGTCACCAGGCTCACACGATTTGCCGGCTCCATGCCTTGCAGGCCCGGCAAGCCCTGCTAA